In the Populus trichocarpa isolate Nisqually-1 chromosome 8, P.trichocarpa_v4.1, whole genome shotgun sequence genome, ccagaaattttctttttttttttttaaaaaaaagaccacaaaattataatgtaagtgAATATCAGCGTCCAGGCGAACCAAGAAAGATTCTTGTGAAAGAGGGAAACCAAAATACGGTTGCATTGGAAGCATGAACAGCTAAAGCATGATGACTGCGATGGTgctgcaaaagaaaaggaaagggaggGCATGGAATTCGATTCTGTGATTGATTCTTCGCGCACACACCACAGCACTTAAAAAAAGGACCGCTGTACCTCTCTTATCACTCATTTTCAAGTTCACTCTCCTTCTCTGGTAATCAATGACTTTATTCATTTCGTTTCTATCTAATCGAATCGAATCAACAACACGAAACCAAACCAGTGGCAtgtcaaaaatgcttttaaaattttctgCTTACTAAGTAAATAAAACAGGAGGTCTGGTCCTCTCCTGTTGGGATGCGTTTCTTTCCTACTCGCAAAATGCCGAGACCAGAAACTGCCCTCGGTAACTCTTGTATCATTCAATTTTCTACTAATCTTGTGTTTCTTTGAAGAAAAGATTAAAGGGAAACTGAGCCTTGAGGAATTAAACgaaggctttttttttaaaatctttgctCTCAAGTTTGGTTTGAATTCTATTCTTGACTTGCGATTTATGCTTTTCTCTTGCTTAATTTGGTGGTTTCCATGCTTTCTTATTttgggaattgtttttttaaaacatcctCAGAGTAGGTTTTGAATTGATATGGATTATGGCTTAGGTACACTTtgtctttataatttcttctattttgcTTGAATTCTGTAGAGCCCTTATTTTTCGCAAGGTAGAAAGCGAGTAGCTTTTTTCATTATATGTCGGGAACTCATGGAAAATgcggacattttttttttaaataattttaaatggtGCCAGCCTTGTATATTGGCTTTAGTTTGAATTCTTtcttaaagtttttgtttttattgttctatttaAGCCAATGAAGCGAGAAGGATGGTTCTTGAAGAAAGTTGACTAATAAAGTTTACAATTTGAGCTGTCTTAacgattgttttttgtttgctaCAATATTGATGGGCTTTAGGAGACAAGAAACATGTTTTCCATGTTGGCTTTAGTTGTTAAATTTGATTAGTGATGTTTTATAGCATCTCATCATTCGCGGAAATGGCATGAATGGGTGCGAAATCAACTTAAATTCGTAAGATATGCAGTGGACAACGTAAAAATAAGCAGCATGTGTTTATCAATACACCAGTATGTCCGTCCTTTATCTTGCTCCGTGACAGATTGATGTGTTTATGTTTGATCCGTGCAGGCATACCTGGAGATGGAAGATGTTTGTTTCGGTCTGTGGTTCATGGTGCTTGCCTTAGGACTGGGAAACCATCTCCGAGTGAAAGCCTTGAGAAAGAACTAGCAGATGAGCTTAGAGATAAAGTACCAAgtgaacttaatttttctttttcattcttagCGTTGTGTCATTGGTTGCTGCACTGTTTAATATGGTTAAGAAATGTTTTGCTTTAAGAATTGCAACTGTAGAGTATGATTTTTGCATGTATTTCCATTTACTGCATACCTCATTACAGTGTAGACTATGCCCATACCATTTTCCCAAATTTGAGGAGAGTAAAATTTGCTTTCGAATCAGCTctcttattcattttttatttgtacatGTTCCGAACCCTTTTTTGTGCTTGTGTTGTTTTTATGTGCATACATCAGAACagttttctatattatttacaCTATTAATTTCTTAGTTTCTCATTTCTGATATAGTGTTTTGGCCCTCTTACTGAAATTCTTAGGATCATTTCTGCAGGTTGCAGATGAATTTATTAAGAGGCGGAGGGAAACTGAATGGTAAATTTGCTTGAGgatccttggattttttttttatgaaatcttgTATCATTTCGCAGTATGGTTTTGCAGAAACATCATCTAGCAGGTCTGATTATTTCAAGGTTGTTGACAAGGATAGCCAACTTTATGCACAACTAACAGCTATGCATTCAgcatgactatttttttttttggtttatttatttatttatcaatgaaCCAATCTCAATGATTGGCAgtggccttttctttttcttgccaTTCAGCAATCCTGATGACTATCTACCTACTCATTCTCTAGCAACAAGTTGAAAGTTTGTGCATTGGCAGGTTTATTGAAGATGATTTTGACACTTATGTTGTCAAGATGAGACAGCCCCATGTTTGGGGAGGAGAGCCTGAGCTGCTCATGTCCTCACATGTCCTGAAGTAAGCTGCCCCGCTCCCACTCTATGAGACATTAAaagctaaaattttatgttgttctACAATTTTGTAAATACGTATAATTGTAATTACATGATTTATTCATGTTCAACTAGGCAATTTAcctttgttttgaattattaagGCTTGGACTTAATGCCACTGAACTGAAATGTCCTTGATAAATGTTTTTGCAAGGCAGCTGTACTGCTGCTTTTCACAAACTATATTTGTCATGaactcaaaattataatttatttgctATGTAAAGTTGAAGAATCTAATAAATGTGACCCTCTTCTTTTCAAAATCTGTTGAAATGCTTGGGATTATGTTTAGTTTTAATTTCCTACTTTTAGTTAGCCATGTTTAGTTGAAGTAGTTTAAAACATTCTCGTTTGATGTCTTAcgctattttcttttctaggaTGCCAATCACTGTATACATGCGAGATAGAAGTTCTGGTAGCCTTAAAATTATAGCTGAATATGGTCAAGAATATGGTAATGAGAATCCTGTGCGTGTCCTGTATCACGGTTATGGGCACTATGATGCATTGCCCGGTCTGATTGGTGGTGCACAATCCAAGCAGTAAGATCTCTTCCCTATTACTTTCATTTCTGATAGAATGCAAGCACTTCATCAGCATTCTCCTTAAAAGGTTTAAGATAGTTGATGTGTTTGcttgtgaggatatattttcaAAGGATTTTGTGCATCTAGGGAttgaaggtttaagaaaaagGTTCAACTTATGTGTCAATAGATTTCGAGCTTTGTTGGGATCTTTTGTAACTTAGATGTATTGTCAAATCTGGCATGCAAGGCTTATTCAGACTCAAAAACTTGTTCTTGTAGAAACTGGATTATCTAATTTGTCAATATAGATGACCACATTTTGCCTCTAATTTTGCTTCTCACCCTGACAACTTTGGTGtgcaaatttgataaatattctGCATTTCTATTCTTTGCTGAATTTTCCTCATCcttgtaaaattcaaaatttcctCATCTCTGTCAAGTTACAAACTGTTAATGCTAATGGGAATGTCTTCTGGGATTCTTGGCAGGTTcaagaaaagatgaagaaatcacAAGATGGGGATGTAATGCTTTCTTGTCGGAAGATTTCTCTTTGGTACTTGAAATTATCTTATTTCTTCATGGACTTGAAGTTATTCAATATGAATCTCACATACAGGAATTTGATGGGATCACAAGATGCAATTGCCCCTAATTAACTTGGCCAAAttttcattaagaaaaaaatgtgatGGAAAGAATCTGATGAACTGGTTAGATAATTACGCCTGTGAACTGTGGTTTTTAACATTGCACCTTACGATTCTTCTACCTTTCCCGAGTGGTTTTTCCTCTTGGAACTATTTTAATTCTAGTcaggcttaaaaaaaaaggggatgcCTTAAATAAGTCATAATCAAATATATCTGAATTCTTGAACATCATGTGATCAATGATTAGATTTTGCTGCGTCCCAGTAAATTGATGGTTTGATCTGTttaattctttgagatatacgGATCAATATATTTACTGCTTCATCCTTTTGCGTTAGACTGGTGGTGAATGCTGGATTTGTGCACGGGTATGTCTACAATTACTATACAAGTTCTCAAAATAGTTCCCTTTTTTCCCTTTCTGCGGGCTGGGGTGAAAAAAATCTTCTTGTATTGCATGGGATCCGCAATGCTATTGCCAAAACAAACGCCAAATGATCTGGATAAAAAAATTCTGTGAGCAAATAGCAATGCCTATTTTAATCCATCATGCATTCCTGAAGGCCATCACGACTGCCAGGCAGCAGCAATAATGGACCTGCCCCTCCCCGGCACTCTGCCTAACTTTACAAATCCCCGCCTACGATCCATCATCGCACGCTTAAAAATGGTTAGACTCAATAAATTGGAGCAGGCTTGGAACCAAAATCCCTTCGACTGCtatcaagctaaattaaaacTCAGGAAAAATCCTGAAAGGTACATGCTGCTGGATGGCAGGCAGGCAGGTTTGCACATACAGTATCGTTTGGATACTCGAATTAATATTGGGTAATCGATGAATGGAAAATGATGCAAGATTTTGTTGTCGCTGATTGatatctttcataaaaaaaattctgtgAGACTCGAATGTAGTTGAAAGTTTTTGTTCACAAGTAAATTGTCCGAGGCTTCCAACTTTTGAGATGCCAGGCTTATATCCTGTAGAAATGTGACTGGCTTGAAACTCGCACTTGTAGtgaaaactcaaaagataaTCAAGTAATATAATCATCGATTATTGTATGCTCCaatgaaatcaaaatacaaaatgcaCGGGTGTTAAAATTAAACCAACCTACACAAAATCCATACATGTATATACATATGCATGTGAAAGAGAAATGAATAGACTATTCACCATCCTTCCATACCTCCCGGAGGAGTTGATATCTAACAACTTTCCGGCCTGCCTTTCCCTTTTGCATCCAATTCCATGCTGTAGATGTAGGAGAAACCTTGGAGCTGTCAATGATGGAAGTCATGGGTGAATCCAGCTCATCAAGCTCATCATCACTAGCGTATGACTTTCTAAGCATTGCTGATCTGCTCCTCTGCAGAGTTTGGCCTCCCACCTCTCCTATTATATTTGTTAGTGATGCTGCAGGAGGTGGTGAGTAGATTGTG is a window encoding:
- the LOC7480920 gene encoding OVARIAN TUMOR DOMAIN-containing deubiquitinating enzyme 4 isoform X1 — protein: MRFFPTRKMPRPETALGIPGDGRCLFRSVVHGACLRTGKPSPSESLEKELADELRDKVADEFIKRRRETEWFIEDDFDTYVVKMRQPHVWGGEPELLMSSHVLKMPITVYMRDRSSGSLKIIAEYGQEYGNENPVRVLYHGYGHYDALPGLIGGAQSKQFKKR
- the LOC7480920 gene encoding OVARIAN TUMOR DOMAIN-containing deubiquitinating enzyme 4 isoform X2, with amino-acid sequence MDYGLGIPGDGRCLFRSVVHGACLRTGKPSPSESLEKELADELRDKVADEFIKRRRETEWFIEDDFDTYVVKMRQPHVWGGEPELLMSSHVLKMPITVYMRDRSSGSLKIIAEYGQEYGNENPVRVLYHGYGHYDALPGLIGGAQSKQFKKR